The Erinaceus europaeus chromosome 11, mEriEur2.1, whole genome shotgun sequence DNA window ATATCAGTAACAAGGCTGCAGTCAAGCTTTGGCACATTCATAGTGGGACATGGAAACCTCTGTCTGGGCTCCCGGAAGTCCATACTGCTAAATACTAACAGGCACATGTCACCAACAAAATTTAGAGGAAGGGTGTGACCCAGCAAGTTTTCAGTGTCTGCATTTGTAGATCTTAACCACTAGGGGAGCCCTTCAGTCCCCGTTATCTATTttctcccctcctgtccccttcctgtctctcccctcctctcccctcccctccccttttctctctctctgggttccacTCTAGTTATCTCCAAGTGACAAGCCAagatccccaccccaccttcAAGAAACTCCTTCAGCCATTCCTTTGGAGTTTGAGGTATCTGGAGGAAAAGGGACCAAGGCTACGGAATAAAGGTGATCTGACTGAGGTTGTAAAGTGGTTCTACCATGCCACTCCCATTCTCTTGCCTCAGTTTCCTCGCTTATAAAATTGATGGTTCTTTAAGTTTCCAGTATAGAAGctgctattaaaaaaataataataatctgagggctggggagacatcataatggttctgctaaaagactttcatacctgaggctccgaggtcccagtactgccataagccaagctgagcagtgctcagataaaaagaaagaaagagggccaggtggtggaacaccaggttaaatgcacatagtactactgAAGCATACGTAGTACAAAGCACATATAAAAACCCACTCAagagtctgggtttgagccccacccccagcctgcagtcagggttcacaagtggtgaagcagatttgcatatgtctatctttctcactacctacccctctcctctcaatttctctgtcctatccaatacaatggaaaaaatggccaccaggaacaaaagattcatagtacaggcatctggccccagcaataaccctggaggtaaagaaggtggggggagaagaagtaagtgtgtgtgtgtgtgtgtgtgtgtgtgtgtgtgtgtgtgtgtgtgtgtctggcaaAGTAACCCACTTGGGAAAGTGCTCACAttatcatgtgtgtgacccaggttcaagctcagccctcATTGCACTGAGAGAAGTTTTAGtactataatctctctctctctctcctcatgtgtggggaaaaaaaaagttgggtactgagcagtgaagccccacagatggaaaagagagagcaagagagggagagagaaagataataatagatattattaatttatattataaaatattattaatttcattattttatatgagagagaaagaagccagaacaacactctggtacatggaacccagagcctcagacatgcaaggtgCTTCTGAACAGCCAAAAAGTGCTCAGATAATACACCTCACACCcaatgctgacttttttttaaagctgtctAGAAAATGCATGAATCTCAGGGATCCAGTATTGCTCTAGACAGAGctgctattttatttataaattcttGGAAAATaggaaattatttattcattcattcaattattcttattgtcattattttaaagcagagcaccactcaactctggcttatggtggtgctaaagattgaccctgggacttcagtgccttgGGCTTGAGTCTTTTGTCATCTCCCTGGCCCAATAGGAAATTATTTAATCTACAGACAATTCTTAGAGGGCATGTGGATTGGTAAGTATTGAGCTATGTTCATATTTGCTCATTCAGAAAATGTAAGCATGCCCTGCCTTCTTCACtttcagctcccctgcaggttgctTTCAAACCCGGGGGCACTCTCCGTATCTGCTCAGCACTGTCTCCTCAGAAGTAGACATATGCAGGCCTCTGGAAACAAAGTCACAGAATGTGACCTTCTGTGTTGTcttgggtccccccccccccacgcacacacacaaatgacCCAATGCTTTAGGAAACTGCTTTGCCCCCAAATGAAAAAGTGAAAGTCTATGGAGCATTCTCCAGCATCCAGCCCTTAGAATTTTATCTGAACCTTGatttctaactctctctctctctcttttcaaagaCCAAAATGTCGAAGCCTACAGAGACAGAGCGGTGCATTGAGTCCCTGATTGCAGTCTTCCAGAAGTTTGCTGGGAATGATGGCAACAGGAGCAAGCTCTCCAAGACTGAGTTCCTCAAATTCATGAACACAGAGCTGGCTGCCTTCACGAAGGTATGGTCCCACCTCCTACAGCATGAAACTAGCTCCTGGCAGGACAGTGAGGAATAAAGAACCagaaaaactctctctctctctctctttctctctccctcctgtcttcttTCCCAACTGGAGATCCACATAGTAGCACAGGCTTAAATCCTGGAGTGAGTTGCAAAGGAGCATGTCTTCTTTTTCTTAGAATAAGGTATTTAAAGATGATAGTCACAGGGTAGTGGTAGTGCACATGGTCAAGTGCTGATGCCCtcatatgcaagaacccaggctcaatccctcagTCCCcgtctgcagagggaagcttcacaagcagtgaaaacatAATGTAAatatctatttctatttctcttcctctctctcactctcccctctcaattttctctgtgtcctgtcaaataaaaaagaaagagaaaaaaataaaaggtaaaaatggtcactgggaacagtgggttcatcattcaggccctgagctccagccataaacttagtgacaaaaataaataagtaaataaataaatatcatagttATAAGGCTATAGGACATATGAAACAGTGACTtggatgggtttttttttattattattcttaggGAAGAAGGCTCATAAAATGATAAATAGTAAAAATAGTGTTCCAatgttattcatttttttattggatagagacagagaaattgagaggagaggggtgtatagagggtgagatacagaaagacacctgcagcccctgtttcaccacttgtgaagctttccccctgcaggtggggaccagggacttgaacctgggtccttgcccactgtaatgtgtgagcttaactgggtgtgccactgcctgccccccccccccagtttattattttattctcaaATGTCTGGGTTAGCTCCATCCAACAGAACCTTCTACAGTGGTAGAGATTATGTTTGGTAGCTTCACTGTCTGATACAGTAGCCATGTATGCCTTTTGAATCATTGGTCACATGTGGAGCTTTAAGACTAAATCACTTAGTTAAATAGCTGGATGTAGCcagtggctggctggctggctctctctctctctctctctctccctctctcccccgtgtgtgtgtgtgtgtgtgtgtgtgtgtgtgtgtgtgtgtgtgtgtgtgtgtgtgtgtgttgaggggttGGATCAAatcactttctttttatatactttGCATATTAGCATTGCATACAGAACTTGAAAAAAGTATcccattgggagtcaggcagtagtgcagcgggttaaacgcacgtgccacaaagcacaaggacataaggatcccggttcgagcccccggctccccacctgcaggggagttgcttcacaagcagtgaagcaggtctgcaggtgtctatctttctctccccctctctgtcttcccctcctctctccatttctttctgtcctatctaacaatgatgacatcaacgacaataataactacaacaataaaaaacaagggaagtaaaagggaaaataaataaataatttttttaaaagcatcccATTTTTACTTAACTGAAAAACCCCAGTGGTCACAGAGAGAACTCTGGAGGAAGAGCCCTGAGATCCTGGTTCTGGCTCAAATCCCAGGTCTCCCCCTTATGCAAGTGACTGTACCCCCTTTGGTTAGTTCCCGTGTCTCAAAAATAGGAATACTTTGAGTGGGGAGATGACTTGACTGGTAGAGCATCcgatttgcatgcctgaagttcctgATTCAGTCTCCAGTGATGCATGTACTGGACTGGTgctcaggtttttgttttttttctgtgtaaaaCTCTTGTAtgagtaataaaaaataagtctttgaaaaaatgggaatattagactgaggagacagcaataatgattatgcaaaaaaaaaaaaaacccttttctgcctgtggcttcaaagacctaggttcattccccagcacctccTCAAGCCattgctgagcagtgttctaattAACCCAACCCTCACACTTCCCTGTGAATAAAAGGTAGCAACAGATCTGAAAAGGTCAGTGTGATACAAACGTAGAATCACTTACATCATTATTGTTACTGTCACCTTTGCAGCACCAGAGGGATCCCGGTGTCCTTGACCGCATGATGAAGAAGCTGGATCTCAATGCAGATGGGCAGCTAGATTTCCAAGAATTTCTGAATCTTATTGGGGGCATAGCTGTAGCTTGCCATGAGTCCTTCCTCGCCCAAAAGTGAATCAGAAGAGCCCTTTGGCCTGCAGGCCTACCCGCTTCCctcccagcctcccagccccATCCACTCCTCATGGCTTCCACAGTTCTCAGCACATGCGCCACCACACAGGCCACTCCTGTTGTGGTAAtaaaagtatctttttaaaaaaacacattattAAGAGTCAGTCAATTTGCagttcttcccttcctccattgTTCTTGTTTAAAAGTTTCACTTTGGTTTCTTCATGTGAGATGGAGAAATTTCACAGGAGCAGCcccaggtagtgcagtggataaagtgttggactctcacacatgaggtctccagttcaatccctggtattgcatgtaccagagtgatgttctgattctctctctttctcactgacatgtaaataaatcttaaaaagatagAGGAGCTGGTAAATGTCAcactgattgaacacacatgtcaccgTGCACAAAGACCATGGTTTAAGCTcctgttccctacctgtagggaggaatctttacaagtagtgaagcagtgcttcaggaatctctctccctctctcccccttcccttttgatttctctttgtctctatccaataaataaataatttttagaaagaaatgCTCTGTAAAGccctcccacacacatacacacagttttgggttttgttgtttcaccactccagactgacCTTTTTGATAGGGAAACACCACAGAACTAAAGCTTTTTCCAGTGCCATGGGAGCCTGGTTTGAAACTGGGCCACACACACAGCGAAGCAGGTATCCTCCCAGGTAAGTTATTTGCCCATGGGTTGCAAAGGCTGTTGGTACAgaggtcattttatttatttatttatttgtttatttatttatttttcccttttgttgcctttgttgtctttttattgttcttatagttattattgttgttattattgatgtcgtcattgttggataggacagagagaaatggagagaggaggggaagaccgagagatacctgcagatacctgcttcactgcctgtgaagtgactcccctgcaggtggggagctggaggcttgaaccaggatccttttgccggtcgttgtgctttgcaccaggtgtgcttaactcgctgtgctaccgccaaaggTCATTTTTTAAGTCTCTTGGCCCTGTTCATATCGTTATTTTCTGGGACCATACATTGTTCTCTCTTAGCAAATGAGTTCCTTTGTTAAGAGGATCAACAATCTCTGGGCCTTGTAGTCTTCCCTCTTCTTTACCTACTTTCTGATTCCTCCTGTCTCAGCAATGGCTGCTAGTCCTGC harbors:
- the S100A11 gene encoding protein S100-A11, whose protein sequence is MSKPTETERCIESLIAVFQKFAGNDGNRSKLSKTEFLKFMNTELAAFTKHQRDPGVLDRMMKKLDLNADGQLDFQEFLNLIGGIAVACHESFLAQK